In Mycoplasma mobile 163K, the genomic stretch AAAAAACAATAATTTTAGCGGTGAGGCAATATTTGAAAATGACAAATTGATTGTTCTGAAAAATTCAATTGTTTCAAATGAAGAAAATGTCAAGGATAATTACATTCAATATTTAAAATTTAGGAATAAATTAATTAATGAAGGTGTTATTCAAAAAAACAATGAAAATCTTATTTTTATTAAAGATTATCCTTTCAATTCTCCTAGTGTTGCAGCAGGTGTTATTTCTTTAAAAAGTAAAAATGGATGAGAGGTTTGAAAAAACATAGAAGGTGAATCATTAGATAAAAAATATAGACAAAAATAAAACAAAATCTAATTGAATTAATAAATTGCATAATGATTATTAAAATCAAAAGTAATTTAAGAATATAATTTATATAAAGGGAGGTAAATATGAATTCAAAAAATAACCAAAAGAGTAATGTTAATAACTCAAATAAAACAACTCCAGATAAAAATAATACAGATTATAAAAATAAAATTGACAACAAATCAAACCAAAAAAATCCTAATAAAAAATAAATTTTAATTTAATTAAATTTATTTAACTTTATATTTTTAAAATTTATATACATGTTGTATATAAATTTTCATTTTAAACCAGAAAATGAATTTTACTTATTGTATACTCATATTTTAAAAATACCCAAATATGATATATTTATTAAAATATAATCAAAATATGATATATTTATTAAAATATAATGTAAAAGGAATATATGGTAAATCACACACAAGTAAATTCAAGCAATTCACATCCTATAAATAATGTTATAAGTTATAATGATAGAAGAAAATCAACTAAACTTTTAAGAATTTCAATTATAAGTACAATTTTTGCTATTTTAACAATTGTATTTTCAATTTTAGCTTCTCAAAATTTATTAGTAATTTTTAATTCAGGAATAAATACAGGAATAAGGAATTTATTTGATTTTATTGGAAATATGCCAGCTATTATTAGTGGTGCTACTACAGGTAATCTTAATATTCCTAATATTCCTGATGTAAATGCTTTATTAACTTTAATAACAAATAATATTTCTGGAATTATTTCTGGATCAATATTTGCAATTTTAGGAATAATCTTTTTTATAATCTTTTTTATTCAATGAATTATTATTGTTATAAAAATCTTTATAACTCGTTGAGATTTAAAATGAGCTAGAAGATGAAGACTTTTATTTGGATTTCTTTCACTATTAATAATTTTTTCTATAAGTGGAATTATTTATGCAAGCTTAATAAAACTCCTTTCAAGAAAATTGAATAGTTAATTAAATATTGCTTTAGGCAATATTTTTATATTCCGATAAAGTGCTTATTATTTAAGAAATACTATTTTAAAATTTATGAAATGAGCAAAAATGTTTTATCATTATATTTAATAAAAAGTAAAAACAAAATATTTATTATTTCAACAAAATTAGTATGTAAAACATTAAATATAAAAGTTAAAAGATAATATTATCAAACAATAAGGGAAAATAAATTATGATAAAAAAAATTTCTAACGATGCTACATACGAAATTTCATCAATTTTTTGTGGTGATAAAAATGAATTTTTTGAATATAAAACTCTCTCAAAATTATTTGAATTTTTCAATCATTATTTCAATATGAACGACTCTATAAATTTTTATACAGCAATATCTAGGAAAAATTATGTTAATGATAAATTAAAATGGTTAATTGAAAAAGATAAAATTAATGAATTTTTTGATGTTATTCTTAGTGTTGAATATATACAAAAAGAAGAAAAAGCATTTGAAATATCTGATACTGAAGCATTTGAAAAATCAAAAAAAATTCTTATTAAATTGAACAATATTTTTAAAAAAGATTTTTATTTAATTGTTAAAAAAAATAATAAATTTTATTTAGAGCATAAAAATGATGAATTAGTTACTTTAGGTTCAGGAGGGTTTGCTGAAATTTTTAAAGTTAACTCTTCTGGAAGAATTTTAAAAAAATTAAAAAAAGAATTTTGATTAGATAATAAAATTGTAAGTAGATTTAAAAGAGAATTTGAGATAATGAAAGATATTCAAAATATAGATGGAATTATTAAAGTTTTTGATTTTTCCTCATCTGATAATAGCTATACAATGGAATTTGGAGGAATTACCCTTTATGAACATGTTGAAAATAATAATTTTTCTGAAGAAATTAAATTAAAATATGTTGAAAAAATTTTGAATATAGTTTCAGAAGTTCATAAGAGAAAATATATTCATAGAGATTTAAGTCCTTCAAATATTTTTATAAATAATGAGAATATTAAAATTGCAGATTTTGGCTTAGGTAAAAATATTGATTTATTAAAAAATCATTCGCACAAAACAAATAGTACAAAAGATTTAGGACAAATGTATTATTGTGCTCCTGAACAATTAAAATCTTTAGGTGATGGAACTGCTAAAAGTGATGTTTTTTCTTTAGGTAAAATAATAAATTTTATTTTTAATAAATCGCCTCAGGAAAACGAACACATTTTGAAAAATTTAGTAGAAAAATCTACTATAAACGAACCAGATAAAAGATTTTCTGACTCAACAGCGATGCTTTATTCTTTTAAAGATTCTCAAGACCTTTCAAAATATAAAAAAATTAAAGAAATTGCTTTGGAAAAAATTAAAAATTCAGAATTTGATGATAATGTTAAATTTTTTATCGATTTTTTATCCACGGAAGAAATTTCAAAATATTTACTCAATAAAGAGTATCTTATTGATATTAAATTAGTTAATAGTAGTCTTTTAAAGTTTATGAATTTAAGTGAAAATAATGCTTTAAAAATAATTAAAGGAGTTGAAATGAAATATAAGAAACTATGTGAAATAGTTTCAAAAAGAGATAATGTTAAAATATTCGATTTATATGATAATTTCGCTCTTTTTTCTTACATTATATTAAGTGAAAAAGAGGGTTTGTTTCCACTAGAAGTAAGAGAATATGCTGCAAACATATTGAAATATGTAGCATTTGATGTATGAAGATACAAAGCCCAGAATTTTATAGAGGAATTAAAATTTAATGATATTGATGAAACAACAAAAAATTTATTAAATTAAATTCAATTGAAATTTTGATAGAATAATTTATGAGTAAAGATTTGCTTGATTCGTTTCATTAAGTAATGCTTAAAATAATTATCTATAAGGGGGTATTAAATGACAAGTATTAAACACTTGCTAATAAATGCAAAAAAATATGATCAAAAAGAATTTGAAATTAAAGCGTGAGTTGCTTCCAATCGTGGAAATACTAATATTAGATTTGTTGAAATTAATGATGGTTCTACAATTAAAAATTTACAAGTAGTAATTAAAAAAGAAATAATGAGTTTTTTGGAAGTTGATAAAATTAGACTTGGTGCTGCAATTCATGTTAAAGGTGTTTTAAAATATACTCCAGGTATGGCTCAAGAAATTGAATTAAATGCTGATAAATTTATTTTATTAAAAAATACAGATGAAGACTTTCCAATTCAAAAGAAAGAAACTTCTTTAGAAGCATTGAGAGAAATTCCACATTTAAGACACCGTACAACTACACTTAGAGCAATTATGTTAATTAGATCAACACTTGCTTTAGAAATTCATAAATTTTACAATGAAAGAGGATATTTATGAGTATCTTCACCTATAATTACAGGTAATGATGGTGAAGGTGCTGGCGAATCTTTTGTTGTTGATGATGAATCTAAAGATTTTTTCTTTAATAAAAAAGCAACATTAGGAGTTACTGGACAATTGCATGCTGAAGCCTATGCTTTAGGTTTTAGTAAAGTTTATACTTTTGCCCCTACTTTTAGAGCTGAAAATTCTAATACAACTAAACATGCAGCTGAATTTTGAATGATGGAGCCGGAAGTAGCATTTTTTGATTTAAAAGATCTTATTAAAATGTCAGATGATATGTTAAGACAAGTAATTAAAAGAACAGTTGAAGCTCATCCACATGAATTTGAGTTTTTTGAAAAAAATAAACCTGGTTTATTAAAAAATTTAAACTTATTTTTAAATAATAAATTAAGCATTTTAGAATATCGTGAAGCAATTAAAATTTTAGAAAAAGTTAAGGATAGATTTGAAGATAAAAATATTTTCTTTGGAAAAGATTTAGCAACTGAACATGAAAAATATCTTGCTGAAAAACACATTCAAGGTCCAGTAGCTGTTATTAATTATCCGAAAAGTTTTAAAGCATTTTATATGTTCCAAAATGAAGATAATGAAACTGTTGCTGCTTATGATTTACTTGTACCAGGTATTGGTGAAGTAATTGGTGGTTCTAAACGTGAAACAAGATATGAAAAATTAGTTCAAAGAGTAAAAGATCTAAAAATAAATCAAGAAGATTTACAATGATATTTAGACTTAAGAAGATTTGGTCAGGCTTCAAGTGCAGGTTTTGGTTTAGGTTTTGAAAGATTGATTATGTACATTACAGGTACAGAAAACATTAGAGATACAATTCCATTCCCAAGAACACCTAAAAACATGAAGATGTAATAATTGAAAAATAATTTTTTAAATCTATTTTAATTTAAATGTAATTAAATTTTCTTAAATATAAAGATTTGAATTCTGTATAAAGCATTTAATGATTTCGGTTTTATTTTTTTAATTTATCTGTATTTCTAAAACTCAATTTTGATAATTAAAAAAAGCAATCTTGTATTGCTTTTTTTAATTAGTTTGGATTTAAAATATTGCTTATCTGCTATTAAATTATTGTGTTTTGCTTTTTATTATTTTTAATAATCAAAAGCAAATAAAAATTCTTATGGAAAAACTTTAATAAATAAATTAGCAACTCAAACTGCTTTTTATTATAATAGCTGTCTTACAATTTTGTTCTAATCTTTTTTTAATTAATATGAATTAAAAAAAGATTTTATAGAATTGCTAATAATTAATTTATTTTTTTATTCAATCTAATTCAAAAGAATTTTTCAAAATACACTATTATAATATCTCTAAAATACTTAAAAAATTTTACTAAAAAATAATAGATTCTAGCTATAAAAAAATCAACAAAAAAGTTGATTAAATTCGCATTTTGATTGATTTTTTATTAAAGATTTATTTTTTAAACTTGAGCCATCTTAAATCCTGAAACAATAGTTGGAACAGGAACAGTGACACCATCATATGTAACTAATAAACTTACAACTAAAATACCTGTTGAATCATCTGCTGCTTTAAAATTTGGATTTGTTAATAACATTGCATCTAAATTTGCTTTTTCTAAAAGTTTAAGAGAAAAAGTAAGTGTCCCTTTATTTTCTGGAAGTGTAAAAACACCAGGTGTTTTTACAAATGTAGCAAGATTAGCACTTGTTACTTGAGAAGGCAATGTATTTGCAAAATTACCTTGTTTTTCTAAACTAGATAGTTGTGGATTTGTAGCAAGGGTAATTCTAATAAGTGCTTGTCTTTCAGTGATTTGTTCTTGTGTTAATCCACAAGCAACAACAGTTGCCATTGGAATTGCAACTATAGAAGCCGAACCAATTCCTAATATTATTTTTTTGATTTTCAATATAATTTTAAAATCTCCTATTTTTTTATATTTTTTCATTATATATTAAAATATTTTATTTTGCACAATTAGCAAAAAAAGTATAAATTTTATGGTAAAGATCCTTAATATAGAAAATATTAAAAATTAATATTAAACTATTTTGTTTGTTTTCATATTTATTTTTCATTTTGAAAATATATTAATGCTCATAAATAAATTATTCAATTTATATTTCTTGGCTAATTTAATAAGAAAATAAAAAATCTTGAAAAGACATAAAAAAATGGTGGAGATGCCGGGAGTTGAACCCGGGTCCACACATAAAATTTAAGAGACATCTACAGTTTAGCTAAATTTTGATATTAATATAAAATCGAAACTTAACTAAAAACATTTATATTAACTAATTTTTTATTCGGTCTTATTTAATTAGATCATAAAACTATATTTGCTAAACAACACTTATAAATGTAGCAACACCACTTAGAAGCGACTAATTTTTAATTAAGCAAAAACTAGATTTGATTGTGAAGAACTCATTAATAAAGGAGAAACTTCTAATTGTTTTTCTTTTCCGTTTGAAAAAGCCTAGTGGTCTTATACTCTACCATAGTACTGCAGTCTAATAAACCTTATGCATGTCAAATCCATTACACCCCCATTAATTTAATTTTATCATTATTTAAATATAAATAATAAAGTAAACATCAAACAAAGAATTGTTTAAAGTCTACAATTGAATAATTTAAAGTATATTTTTTAAAAAATTTAGTAATGAAGCACAAATTATCTTGCTAACGAAATTTTTGAAAATTACTAATTATTTAATTGCTTGTACCAGGTGTTGATGAAGTAGTTGGTGGTACTACTGGTGGTACTGGTGTTTTTTTCAATTCAGAAATGAAAATAGGAAGTCTAGTAGAAATTCCTTGGTATGTTGCATAAAGATTAATTGTTAAAGTTCCATTTGTATCATTTGCTATATCTGTTTGTGTAAAAGATGGATCAAATCATTTAGCATGTTCTATTTGTCCTGGAGTTATTAAACCAAAAGAAAAAACAATATTACCTTTATTATTTGGAAGTATAATATTTTTTGGTAATTCAGCAATAGTGTTTACATTACTTGCTGTAACCTGTGTAGGTAATAATTCTTTTCCTGCAGCAGTAGCAATAAATCTATCACTTATACTAGATTTTGCAATAGCTTCTCCGATCATTTCTATTGTATCTAAAACTTGATCTGTTGTTGGTGTTGTAGTTGTTGTAGTCGCTCCACAAGCTACAACAGCTGACATCGGGATTGCGATCATAGTTGCTGATCCTAATCCTAAAAACATTTTTTTATATTTCATAACTATTTTGATATTCTCCTAAGATTATTTATTTTGAAGTAAATTTATTTGAAAACTCACTTTTACATTTTAACACATTAAACATGTCATAAAAATTAAGACTTTGAAATATTTTAAAAATAAATATCTTTAAATTAATAATTCTATTCAAATTCTTCCATTGAACGGGCTGAAGTATACATTTTGTAATAAAATCCTTTATCTTCTAGTAATTTAAGATGGTTTCCATGTTCAATAATTTCGCCATTTCTTAACACTAAAATTTGATCAGCATTTTTAATTGTACTTAAACGGTGAGCAATTACAAATGAAGTTTTATTTTCCATTAGTTTTAACATAGCATCTTGAATATCTTTTTCAGTTTTTGTATCAATACTCGAAGTTGCCTCATCTAAAATTAAAATATTTGCATCTCTTAAAACAGCTCTAGCAATTGCTAATAGTTGTTTTTGACCTAAACTTAAATCTTCAGCCTCAGGTTTAAGCATTGTGTCATAACCATGTTCTAAGCTTCTAATGAAGTGGTCTGCATTTGCTACTTTAGCAGAATTAATAATTTCTTCCATAGTTGCATTTGGTTTACTTAATTTAATATTATTAGCAACAGTATCTTCAAATAAGAATGTATCTTGAAGCACAACACTAACATTTTCTCTTAATGAAGATTTTGTGATTTGTTTAATTGATTGATTATCAATTAAAATATCTCCATCTTCAACATTATAAAATTTTGTTAATAAGTTAATAAAAGTTGTCTTTCCACTTCCTGTTGGACCAACAATAGCAATTGTTTCCCCTGGATTTGCTATAAAATTAATATTTTTTAAAACAGGGGTTTTACCATCATAAGAAAAATTTAAGTTTTTAACTTCAATTTTTCCTTTAATGTTTTTTACTATAATATTTTCTTCTTCTAGATGTTCACTTGGTTTAACTAAAACTTCATGAAATCTTTTTGTTCCTGAAATTGCTCCTTGAATAATATTTAATAATTGAAATAATTGAAAAATTGGATTTGTAAAATTATTTAAAAATAAAATGAAAATTCCGATCAAAGAAATTGTTTCGCCAGGATTAGTTGCTCCATTTGGGTTTAAAGTGGAAACTGCACCACCAAATTCAATGTTGTTTAAAGCAAAGATAATTGCTAAAGCATAGGCCAAAATTTGCAAGAATGAAGCCATAAATAAGTTCCATGGACCTGTTAGTCCTGAAATAATTTGAGAAGTAGCATTTGCTTTAATGATTTTATTGTTCAAAGTATCGAAACTTGCTTGTAAGTAAGATTTTTTATTAAAAGTATTTGTTACACGATGAGCTGAGATCATTTCTTCAGCAAATCCGTTTAATTCTCCAACTCTTTGTTGATTTTCATTAAAATAAGGCTGTGATTTTTTAACAGCAATAAATACTGCTCCTAGCATTAAAGGTGAAAGCCCAAACACAACTAAAGCAATATAAGGACTAAAGACAAACATTGCTATTAACATTGAACTAATTTGTAAAGTAATTGTAATAAATTGAGTAAAGTTTTGACTTAAAGCTACAGTAACATTGTTTGTATCATTTGTTAATCTAGACATAATATCACCTGAAGAGTTTTGATCAAAATAAGATAGTTTCAATACTTGAATTCTTTTAAATAAATCACTTCTAATAGCATTTCCAACTTGTTGAGCAATTTTAACCATAAAAACGGTTTGTATAGTTGAAAATACTAAACTAATTAAATAAGCAATTAACAAAATTCCTAAATAAAGCGAAACTAAAGCAAAATCAACCGAAGATCCTGGTAATTTTAATGATTCACCAATTACTTTGAAAACAAAATAAATTCCAACAATTGCACCTACATTAATTAGAGCAAATAAAACACTTAAAACAATAACAATTATAAATTTAGTTTTATAAAAAGCAATGTATTTAAATAAAATAGCTAAACTTTGCATTAAAGTTAATTCTTCTTTATTTTTAATTTTTTGTTTTTTTAATTCTTTTGAAGTCATATTATAGCACTCCTTTCGTTTGTAGTGTTTCATCAACTTCTTGTTGACCTAGTTGGAAAACTGCTGTTTCATAATAGAATTTGCTGTTTTTTAATAATTCGAAGTGTGTCCCGCTAGAAACGATTTTTCCATCATCTAAGACAAAAATTCGGTCTGAATCTTTAACAGAATTAATTTTTTGAGAAATAATAATAATTGCTGCATCAAAGTTTTTAGCTATATTTTCCTGAATTTCTTTTTCGGTAAAATTATCTAAAGCAGAGGTTGACTCATCTAAAACAAATAAATTAGCCTTTTTTGCAAAAGTTCTAGCAAGTGCCATTCTTTGTTTTTGACCACCACTAAAATTATTCCCTCTTTGTTCAACTCTTGCTTCTAAGATTTTTTCTTGTTTTTGAATAAATTCTCAAGCTGAAGCAATTTTTGCTGCTTTCACAACTTCTTCTTCATTATTTAAATCATTTAAACCAAAAGCAATATTTGACTTAATTGTGCCAGAAAAAATAGATGGTTTTTGAGTTGCAATTGAAATATTTTCATTTAATGATTCTCTTGTAAATTCTTTAATGTTTATATTATTTAAAAGAATTTCTCCATTTGTTACATCATAAGACCTTGTAAAAAGATTAACTAAAGTACTTTTTCCGCTTCCTGTTTTACCTACAAATCCTATTTTTTCATTTGGATGAATTTTAAAATTTATATTTTCTAGAACATTAGCAGCTTTTTGAGAATAAGCAAAATTTACATTTCTAAATTCAATCGTTCCTTGTTTCAAAGATTCTGAAACATTTCCGTAAGAAATAGTTGAAGTTTGAAAAGTAACATCATTTATTCTTAAAATTGAAGGTATTCCTCTTCCTAATTGAGCAAAAACAGCAATTGAAATTAATAAACCAAATAAAACTTGTTGTAAC encodes the following:
- a CDS encoding protein kinase domain-containing protein; translation: MIKKISNDATYEISSIFCGDKNEFFEYKTLSKLFEFFNHYFNMNDSINFYTAISRKNYVNDKLKWLIEKDKINEFFDVILSVEYIQKEEKAFEISDTEAFEKSKKILIKLNNIFKKDFYLIVKKNNKFYLEHKNDELVTLGSGGFAEIFKVNSSGRILKKLKKEFWLDNKIVSRFKREFEIMKDIQNIDGIIKVFDFSSSDNSYTMEFGGITLYEHVENNNFSEEIKLKYVEKILNIVSEVHKRKYIHRDLSPSNIFINNENIKIADFGLGKNIDLLKNHSHKTNSTKDLGQMYYCAPEQLKSLGDGTAKSDVFSLGKIINFIFNKSPQENEHILKNLVEKSTINEPDKRFSDSTAMLYSFKDSQDLSKYKKIKEIALEKIKNSEFDDNVKFFIDFLSTEEISKYLLNKEYLIDIKLVNSSLLKFMNLSENNALKIIKGVEMKYKKLCEIVSKRDNVKIFDLYDNFALFSYIILSEKEGLFPLEVREYAANILKYVAFDVWRYKAQNFIEELKFNDIDETTKNLLN
- the asnS gene encoding asparagine--tRNA ligase; translated protein: MTSIKHLLINAKKYDQKEFEIKAWVASNRGNTNIRFVEINDGSTIKNLQVVIKKEIMSFLEVDKIRLGAAIHVKGVLKYTPGMAQEIELNADKFILLKNTDEDFPIQKKETSLEALREIPHLRHRTTTLRAIMLIRSTLALEIHKFYNERGYLWVSSPIITGNDGEGAGESFVVDDESKDFFFNKKATLGVTGQLHAEAYALGFSKVYTFAPTFRAENSNTTKHAAEFWMMEPEVAFFDLKDLIKMSDDMLRQVIKRTVEAHPHEFEFFEKNKPGLLKNLNLFLNNKLSILEYREAIKILEKVKDRFEDKNIFFGKDLATEHEKYLAEKHIQGPVAVINYPKSFKAFYMFQNEDNETVAAYDLLVPGIGEVIGGSKRETRYEKLVQRVKDLKINQEDLQWYLDLRRFGQASSAGFGLGFERLIMYITGTENIRDTIPFPRTPKNMKM
- a CDS encoding lipoprotein 17-related variable surface protein — its product is MKKYKKIGDFKIILKIKKIILGIGSASIVAIPMATVVACGLTQEQITERQALIRITLATNPQLSSLEKQGNFANTLPSQVTSANLATFVKTPGVFTLPENKGTLTFSLKLLEKANLDAMLLTNPNFKAADDSTGILVVSLLVTYDGVTVPVPTIVSGFKMAQV
- a CDS encoding lipoprotein 17-related variable surface protein codes for the protein MKYKKMFLGLGSATMIAIPMSAVVACGATTTTTTPTTDQVLDTIEMIGEAIAKSSISDRFIATAAGKELLPTQVTASNVNTIAELPKNIILPNNKGNIVFSFGLITPGQIEHAKWFDPSFTQTDIANDTNGTLTINLYATYQGISTRLPIFISELKKTPVPPVVPPTTSSTPGTSN
- a CDS encoding ABC transporter ATP-binding protein translates to MTSKELKKQKIKNKEELTLMQSLAILFKYIAFYKTKFIIVIVLSVLFALINVGAIVGIYFVFKVIGESLKLPGSSVDFALVSLYLGILLIAYLISLVFSTIQTVFMVKIAQQVGNAIRSDLFKRIQVLKLSYFDQNSSGDIMSRLTNDTNNVTVALSQNFTQFITITLQISSMLIAMFVFSPYIALVVFGLSPLMLGAVFIAVKKSQPYFNENQQRVGELNGFAEEMISAHRVTNTFNKKSYLQASFDTLNNKIIKANATSQIISGLTGPWNLFMASFLQILAYALAIIFALNNIEFGGAVSTLNPNGATNPGETISLIGIFILFLNNFTNPIFQLFQLLNIIQGAISGTKRFHEVLVKPSEHLEEENIIVKNIKGKIEVKNLNFSYDGKTPVLKNINFIANPGETIAIVGPTGSGKTTFINLLTKFYNVEDGDILIDNQSIKQITKSSLRENVSVVLQDTFLFEDTVANNIKLSKPNATMEEIINSAKVANADHFIRSLEHGYDTMLKPEAEDLSLGQKQLLAIARAVLRDANILILDEATSSIDTKTEKDIQDAMLKLMENKTSFVIAHRLSTIKNADQILVLRNGEIIEHGNHLKLLEDKGFYYKMYTSARSMEEFE
- a CDS encoding ABC transporter ATP-binding protein, with product MIRFFSFLRGKQLVGVLIGIFFVLLQTAAGFVLPFLLEFILNDFGKIQLALANPTLAIGIDVNHLNSMIALNIGLSILATIISFIFGALSTILVIRSLTTFIAQMRSRMFKKIQDMSQQDIDKFTTSSLITRITNDTIVVGEALSFAARFLSRGTFMFIGGLVSSLIISPELSLVYLITIPLILIISSSIILRTKSWFKRLQPDLDNVNKAMRENILGVRVVKSFVLHKKQEIDFGKKNYELTNTSTKAYSALGLISPIATLIFQLTTLAVIWMGGSPLLSGNIEVLSSLLPFIQVLQQVLFGLLISIAVFAQLGRGIPSILRINDVTFQTSTISYGNVSESLKQGTIEFRNVNFAYSQKAANVLENINFKIHPNEKIGFVGKTGSGKSTLVNLFTRSYDVTNGEILLNNINIKEFTRESLNENISIATQKPSIFSGTIKSNIAFGLNDLNNEEEVVKAAKIASAWEFIQKQEKILEARVEQRGNNFSGGQKQRMALARTFAKKANLFVLDESTSALDNFTEKEIQENIAKNFDAAIIIISQKINSVKDSDRIFVLDDGKIVSSGTHFELLKNSKFYYETAVFQLGQQEVDETLQTKGVL